In Equus quagga isolate Etosha38 chromosome 14, UCLA_HA_Equagga_1.0, whole genome shotgun sequence, one DNA window encodes the following:
- the THRSP gene encoding thyroid hormone-inducible hepatic protein, whose translation MNKEAAMQVLTQRYPKNCLLTVMDRYSAVVRNMEQVVMIPSLLQDVQLSAHGLQAQPGTPDLYNCFTMLKAIRVDVDHGLLPREEWQAKVAGGKASKAEDEAAETEEAEEERVAGQLDLEAQFHLHFSSLHHVLTHLTLKAEEVTRKYQEMMGEAM comes from the coding sequence ATGAACAAGGAAGCCGCCATGCAGGTGCTAACCCAGCGCTACCCTAAGAACTGCCTGCTGACCGTCATGGACCGGTACTCAGCCGTGGTGCGCAACATGGAGCAAGTGGTGATGATCCCTAGCCTACTGCAGGACGTGCAGCTGAGTGCACACGGGCTCCAGGCCCAGCCTGGGACCCCTGATCTCTACAACTGCTTCACCATGCTCAAGGCCATCCGTGTGGATGTGGACCATGGGCTGCTGCCCCGGGAGGAGTGGCAGGCCAAGGTGGCAGGTGGCAAAGCCAGTAAGGCTGAGGATGAAGCTGCAGAGACAGAGGAGGCCGAGGAGGAGAGGGTCGCGGGACAGCTGGACCTAGAAGCCCAGTTCCACCTGCACTTCTCCAGTCTTCATCACGTCCTCACCCATCTTACCCTGAAAGCCGAGGAGGTGACAAGGAAATACCAGGAGATGATGGGAGAGGCCATGTAG
- the NDUFC2 gene encoding NADH dehydrogenase [ubiquinone] 1 subunit C2 — translation MMSGRPGRAPLRFLPDEARSLPPPKLTDPRLVYVGFLGYCSGLIDNAIRRRPVVAAGLHRQLLYVTSFVFIGYYLLKRQDYMYALRDRDMFSYVKSHPEDFPEKDKKTYREILEEFHPVR, via the exons ATGATGAGCGGACGGCCGGGCCGGGCGCCCTTAAGGTTCCTGCCGGATGAGGCCCGGAGCCTGCCCCCGCCCAAACTGACCGACCCGCGGCTCGTCTACGTCGGCTTCTTGGGCTACTGCTCCGGCCTGATCGATAACGCGATCCGGCGGAGGCCGGTGGTGGCGGCCG GTTTGCATCGCCAGCTTCTATATGtcacttcctttgtttttattggatattatcttttaaaacGTCAAGACTATATGTATGCGTTGAGGGACCGTGATATGTTTTCCTATGTAAAATCACATCCGGAGGATTTTCCTGAAAAAG ataagaaaacttaTCGTGAAATTCTTGAAGAGTTCCATCCAGTGCGTTGA